From a single Anaerolineaceae bacterium oral taxon 439 genomic region:
- a CDS encoding molybdate ABC transporter substrate-binding protein, producing the protein MLYLFGVILAAVFLFAAAAVSVSAQEAEDDAEPVELIVFGAASMTETLSELGERYMELHPNVKIVFNFDSSGTLKTQIQEGADVDIFISAGQKQMNQLDISAAKDANPDELDFVLEGSRFNFLENKVALAVPEGNPAGISSYDDLKAKLEAGKVLLAIGNSDVPVGQYTQKILAFLELDEEALGKAGSVTYGSNVKEVTTQVSEGTVDAGIIYQTDAYSAKLTVVDTATKEMCGQVIYPAAIMKPSKNVEAAEAFLDFLQSDEGGKVFEAVGFTPIQAEK; encoded by the coding sequence ATGCTGTATCTGTTTGGCGTTATTCTGGCGGCGGTATTTCTTTTCGCGGCCGCCGCGGTTTCGGTATCCGCTCAGGAGGCAGAAGACGACGCGGAGCCGGTTGAATTAATCGTGTTCGGCGCGGCGTCGATGACCGAGACGTTGTCGGAGCTGGGTGAACGGTACATGGAGCTGCATCCGAACGTGAAGATCGTTTTCAATTTTGATTCGTCAGGTACGCTGAAAACCCAGATTCAGGAAGGCGCCGACGTCGATATTTTTATTTCGGCGGGGCAGAAGCAAATGAATCAGCTCGATATCAGCGCGGCGAAGGACGCGAATCCGGATGAGCTGGATTTCGTTCTGGAAGGTTCGCGGTTCAATTTTCTCGAAAATAAAGTCGCGTTAGCCGTCCCGGAGGGCAATCCCGCTGGAATTTCCTCGTATGACGACCTGAAAGCTAAGCTCGAAGCCGGGAAGGTTCTTCTGGCGATCGGGAATTCCGACGTTCCGGTTGGTCAGTATACGCAGAAAATCCTGGCTTTTCTTGAATTGGACGAGGAGGCCCTGGGGAAAGCGGGAAGCGTCACCTACGGTTCGAACGTGAAAGAGGTCACGACGCAGGTCTCCGAAGGGACGGTCGACGCGGGAATTATTTATCAGACGGACGCGTATTCCGCGAAGCTGACCGTCGTTGATACGGCCACGAAAGAAATGTGCGGGCAGGTGATCTACCCTGCCGCGATCATGAAGCCGTCGAAGAACGTCGAGGCCGCCGAAGCGTTTCTCGATTTCCTTCAGAGCGACGAGGGTGGGAAGGTTTTTGAAGCGGTCGGGTTTACTCCGATTCAGGCCGAAAAGTAA
- a CDS encoding zinc ABC transporter permease: protein MSASAEISLIAALISAACALPGAFLVFRHMSMMTDAITHSILLGIVLAFFQTRDLSSPWLIVGATLMGVFTVWLTEKLADTNLVKEDAAIGVVFSTLFSVAIILIAMNARSVHIDTDSVLLGELAFAPFDRLVLFGRDLGARSLYTSGAVLLINLSVIGIFYKELRLTTFDPAFAAAIGFSPVTVHYVLMLLASMTSVVAFEAVGSVLVVAFMIIPPVTATFLTNNLKAQFALSALIGALSGVFGYAAAVWLDVSIAGCMAVVCGLMFLLAFLFAPKRGMISELIRYWTRKVEFDRFTLLTHLMNHAGSAIEERENSLSSLPLHLGWAPKRVERASKYLLNKGALRSFHEVLFVTDQGKADYLRYCEELFGEAEERLAAALAEG from the coding sequence ATGAGCGCGAGCGCGGAAATTTCTCTGATCGCGGCGCTGATATCCGCGGCCTGCGCGCTCCCGGGCGCGTTCCTCGTCTTCCGGCATATGTCGATGATGACAGACGCGATTACGCATTCGATCCTGCTGGGGATCGTTCTGGCTTTTTTCCAGACGCGTGACCTGAGTTCGCCGTGGCTGATCGTTGGGGCGACGCTGATGGGGGTGTTTACGGTTTGGCTGACGGAAAAGCTGGCGGATACCAACCTGGTTAAGGAAGATGCGGCGATCGGGGTTGTTTTTTCGACACTGTTTTCGGTCGCGATTATCCTGATCGCGATGAACGCGCGTTCGGTCCATATCGATACCGACAGCGTTCTTCTGGGCGAGCTGGCGTTCGCGCCGTTCGACCGCCTGGTCCTGTTCGGACGGGACCTTGGGGCGCGCTCGCTTTATACCTCGGGCGCGGTGCTGCTGATCAACCTGTCGGTCATCGGGATTTTTTATAAAGAACTCCGTCTGACGACGTTTGATCCGGCTTTCGCCGCCGCGATCGGATTTTCGCCGGTCACGGTACATTATGTCCTGATGCTGCTGGCGTCGATGACGTCGGTCGTGGCGTTCGAGGCGGTCGGTTCGGTTCTCGTCGTCGCGTTCATGATTATTCCGCCGGTCACGGCGACGTTTCTCACGAACAATCTCAAGGCGCAGTTTGCGCTGAGCGCGCTGATCGGAGCGCTGTCCGGTGTCTTCGGATACGCGGCGGCGGTCTGGCTCGACGTTTCGATCGCGGGCTGCATGGCGGTTGTCTGCGGGCTGATGTTCCTGCTGGCGTTCCTGTTTGCGCCGAAGCGCGGGATGATCAGCGAGCTCATCCGCTACTGGACGCGAAAGGTCGAGTTCGACCGTTTTACGCTGCTGACGCATTTGATGAACCACGCGGGAAGCGCGATCGAGGAGCGCGAAAACAGCCTGTCGTCGCTCCCGCTGCATTTGGGCTGGGCGCCGAAGCGGGTCGAACGCGCTTCGAAGTATCTCCTGAATAAGGGGGCGCTGCGTTCGTTCCATGAGGTCCTCTTCGTGACGGATCAGGGGAAGGCCGATTACCTGCGTTACTGCGAAGAGCTGTTCGGCGAAGCGGAGGAACGCTTGGCGGCGGCGTTGGCGGAGGGTTGA
- a CDS encoding molybdenum ABC transporter permease subunit, which translates to MDLFPLWNSLRISAISTVIIFFVGIFAAYTIAKAPKIVKGVLDVLLTLPLVLPPTVVGYLLLRVLGPKRLIGAWFLSEFGLKLTMTWWSAIFATTVVIFPLMYRTARGAFESFDETLAYSGQSIGLSNTYIFWRIRMPCCRQGILAGTVLAFARALGEYGATSMITGYTPGRTSTISTTVYQLWRTNDDALAFRWVLVNMAISFVVLMTVNMLERKAGKTTGVRQNAAEE; encoded by the coding sequence TTGGATTTATTCCCATTGTGGAACTCGCTGCGAATTTCGGCGATCAGTACGGTCATCATCTTTTTCGTCGGAATCTTCGCCGCGTACACGATCGCGAAAGCGCCGAAGATCGTCAAAGGGGTTTTAGACGTTCTTTTAACGTTGCCGCTGGTTCTCCCGCCGACGGTTGTCGGTTACCTGCTCCTCCGCGTTTTGGGTCCGAAGCGCCTGATCGGGGCATGGTTCTTATCGGAATTCGGATTGAAGCTGACGATGACCTGGTGGTCGGCGATTTTCGCGACGACGGTCGTCATTTTTCCGCTGATGTACCGGACGGCGCGCGGCGCGTTCGAATCGTTTGACGAAACGCTCGCCTATTCGGGCCAGTCGATCGGCTTATCCAACACGTATATTTTCTGGCGGATCCGGATGCCCTGCTGCCGGCAGGGGATTCTGGCGGGAACGGTCCTGGCTTTCGCCCGCGCGCTCGGGGAGTATGGCGCGACGAGCATGATTACCGGGTATACCCCCGGGCGGACGTCGACGATTTCGACGACGGTTTATCAGCTCTGGCGGACGAACGACGACGCGCTGGCGTTCCGGTGGGTCCTGGTGAACATGGCGATTTCGTTCGTCGTCCTGATGACGGTGAACATGCTGGAGCGCAAGGCGGGCAAAACGACGGGTGTCCGGCAAAACGCGGCGGAGGAATAG
- a CDS encoding zinc ABC transporter permease, with translation MDAVLEIFHDYTFQVVALGSAMLGVISGVLGSFAVLRKQSLLGDCVSHSALPGVVLAFLTTGEKNGGILLLGALISGFLSAGIVTLIGRHSKVKADAAQAIVLSVFFGLGMALLTFSQNLPNANQAGLKRFIYGQASTMRRGDVVLMLIVGGILIGTVVLLWKEFLLFTFDSAYGETIGFSSAKINAILTFLIVCAILIGLQTVGVILMSAMLITPAVAARQWTNRLPKMVALAAVFGAAAGVGGTLISSIVPEMPTGPVIVVCVSAIAVFSVFFAPRRGILARLIERARFRSQLRGEVGGGR, from the coding sequence ATCGATGCGGTTCTTGAGATCTTTCATGATTATACGTTTCAGGTCGTCGCGCTGGGCTCGGCGATGCTGGGGGTGATCAGCGGGGTCCTGGGAAGTTTCGCCGTCCTCCGGAAACAGAGCCTATTGGGGGACTGCGTTTCGCATTCGGCGCTCCCCGGCGTCGTTCTGGCTTTTTTGACGACGGGCGAGAAGAATGGCGGGATTCTCCTGCTCGGCGCGCTGATCAGCGGTTTCCTCTCCGCCGGGATCGTTACCCTGATCGGGCGGCATTCCAAAGTCAAAGCTGACGCGGCTCAGGCGATCGTGCTTTCCGTTTTCTTCGGGCTTGGAATGGCGCTGCTGACGTTTTCGCAGAATCTTCCGAACGCGAATCAGGCGGGGCTGAAACGGTTCATCTATGGGCAGGCGTCGACGATGCGCCGCGGGGATGTCGTGCTGATGCTGATTGTCGGCGGGATCCTGATTGGGACGGTCGTTTTGCTTTGGAAAGAGTTCCTGCTCTTCACGTTTGACAGCGCGTATGGCGAGACGATCGGGTTCAGCTCCGCGAAGATCAACGCGATCCTGACGTTCCTGATCGTTTGCGCGATCCTGATCGGGCTCCAGACGGTCGGCGTGATCCTGATGAGCGCGATGTTGATCACGCCGGCGGTCGCGGCGCGGCAGTGGACGAACCGGCTTCCGAAGATGGTCGCGCTGGCGGCGGTTTTCGGCGCGGCCGCCGGCGTTGGCGGGACGCTGATCAGTTCAATCGTACCGGAGATGCCGACCGGGCCGGTGATTGTCGTCTGCGTCAGCGCGATCGCGGTTTTCAGCGTCTTTTTCGCGCCGCGGCGCGGGATCCTCGCGCGGCTGATTGAGCGGGCGCGGTTTCGGAGCCAGCTGCGCGGGGAGGTTGGAGGCGGGAGATGA